In a single window of the Acipenser ruthenus chromosome 20, fAciRut3.2 maternal haplotype, whole genome shotgun sequence genome:
- the LOC117425567 gene encoding angiopoietin-related protein 7, with protein MFRRMILRFFSLGVSLALLSFAQVGTQVARVSRRRTPAAGGANLLKHISCCEDVKELTVQVANLTSMLAELSKKQEADWINVVMQMMELENGHQQHEGRITEVEGKYSEIHSRLEIMQLQAAQTLPQTSADAIYDCSSLYSRTYKISGVYKLPSDEFMGTPELEVLCDMETNGGGWTVIQRRKVGLTSFNRDWKQYKDGFGNIRGDFWLGNEHIFRLTRQPTVLRIDMEDWEGQTRYAEYNFFTVSNEMNSYKLFIANYSGNAGRDSLRYHNNTNFSTKNRDNDKCVDDCAQFRKGGYWYNCCTDSNLNGVFYRYGDHNKNTDGITWYGWHGSHYSLKRVEMKIRPQNFTP; from the exons atgttcagGAGAATGATTTTGCGTTTTTTTTCCCTGGGTGTCTCGCTCGCCCTGCTGTCCTTCGCTCAGGTAGGGACGCAGGTGGCCAGGGTCTCTCGACGCAGGACCCCGGCTGCTGGAGGTGCCAACCTGCTCAAGCACATTAGCTGCTGCGAGGATGTCAAGGAGCTGACGGTGCAGGTGGCCAACCTGACCAGCATGCTGGCGGAGCTCAGCAAGAAGCAGGAGGCAGACTGGATCAACGTGGTCATGCAGATGATGGAGCTGGAGAACGGCCACCAGCAGCACGAGGGCCGCATCACCGAGGTGGAGGGCAAGTACTCGGAGATCCACAGCCGACTCGAGATCATGCAGCTCCAGGCAGCCCAGACCCTCCCACAGACCTCTGCAG ATGCGATCTACGACTGCTCGTCTCTGTACAGCAGGACTTATAAAATCTCTGGAGTATACAAACTACCTTCAGACGAGTTCATGGGAACTCCTGAACTTGAG GTACTCTGTGACATGGAGACGAACGGGGGAGGCTGGACAGTGATCCAGAGGCGAAAAGTGGGCCTGACTTCCTTCAACCGAGACTGGAAACAGTACAAGGATGGCTTTGGGAACATTCGTGGAGATTTCTGGCTTGGAAATGAACACATCTTCCGCCTCACCAGGCAGCCCACTGTGTTGAGGATAGACATGGAG GACTGGGAAGGTCAAACCCGCTATGCCGAGTACAACTTTTTCACGGTCAGCAACGAAATGAACAGTTACAAGCTCTTCATTGCCAACTACAGCGGGAACGCTGGCCGTGATTCTCTGAGGTATCACAACAACACCAACTTCAGCACGAAGAACAGAGACAACGACAAGTGCGTGGATGACTGCGCCCAGTTCCGCAAAG GTGGTTACTGGTACAACTGCTGTACAGACTCCAATTTGAACGGCGTGTTTTACCGCTATGGGgatcacaacaaaaacacagacggTATCACTTGGTACGGCTGGCACGGGTCTCACTACTCCCTGAAAAGGGTTGAGATGAAGATTCGTCCTCAGAATTTCACTCCTTAA